One part of the Candidatus Omnitrophota bacterium genome encodes these proteins:
- a CDS encoding elongation factor Tu, with amino-acid sequence MAKEKFERTKPHVNVGTIGHVD; translated from the coding sequence ATGGCTAAGGAGAAATTTGAAAGAACAAAGCCTCACGTAAACGTGGGAACGATTGGGCACGTGGACC